tacactaaaatatatttgaaatcttttgttgAGCTTTGAAGAAGTACTTGTTGGcttactaaagcacatgtaaattacttaattatgatattaaaactagtatgttattaaatgttaatagattttaaattaatattaatattaataatgttaatgtttattttaaatgcaactttAGAATTACAAATATGTCATGAAAAGCGAGTTTCAATAGAAAGGACTTAAAAGTAAATACATTCggcagtacactttaaccatattttaaagatcaGTTCAGctaactgcatttaatataaatataaattataaagtaaTGCACTTTTCACTTTTCACTCCTATATATTCtgttaaagtatattatttctgtaataagcacactagtaataaaataaaattaaatatatttaaaaacacaagaaCGGGAAGAATAAACTCAGatcaatgcatttaaattttcatcTTGGAATGTTagaatgaaaatatttctttttatgtttAGCCTGTCTTCAGACCATTATGCTTCTGGGTCCCATGTTTGGATTCCTCCTGGGCTCCATGTGTGCCAAACTGTATGTGGATATTGGATTTGTCAGTGTTGGTAAGCATCCAGTTTAATTAGTTTCACCAGCACTGTGTGTATTCATGTGAAGTTTAATTTGAAAAGCCTTaaaaaaacaaccaaacaaacaagcaaaaaatgaatgaatgaatgaatgactttaCTGTTTAATAATGGGGTAATTTGAAACTGTGCCATTAGTGTTATTTTatccactttatattaggtgtcttGAACTACCATGCTATTACATTGAAAATACAACACCATGTGCACGTTgttacattgtacttacattATAATGACATGCACTACTTGTAATTACATACTATATGCAACTGTATTTTTTGAGAAATCTGCCCCAAACCTGCCCACATATGCCAACTTGTAAAGGTTTTTCCATGAATATCATATATGTGTATAATAAGTATATTgtaccattattattataaggCACACCAAAAGTTAATGACACTACCAAAATTTACTTAAGTAGTAAATATCTGATTTCCAAACTTACTATCACAGCGTTGAAATATTATCATACTTTAGGGATAAGCTTATGGTTAGCAGCAATAAATTACTATACATACTGTGATTATATTTGCTAGGTATGACCTATGATGTAGTTgaaatttgtataatttatgcattttttgtctttctcttGCAGATAGTGTGACCATCACTCCACAGGATGCACGCTGGGTGGGAGCTTGGTGGCTGGGCTTCTTTGTGTCATCTGCTATCTTACTACTTGCTGGTGTTCCTTTTTGGTTCCTACCAAGGTCTTTACCCAAACAAGGAGAGGAAGGGAAGGAAAACTCTAATGTGGATGAGGACAACAAGGAGCAATCTGTTCtcccaaacacacactcagtgaaacTGGCCGACATCGCAAAAGGCAACTTCCTTCCACCTTTTTAACAAATCCATTATTGTTTGAACTTTTTTTCTATTCCcattccttttttctttttaaaactaacaaattTGTGTTAGAAATGGCAGTACTTTACCTGGAGTCACTTTTAAATAAGTCTTAAACATGATTGTATGTTTTACATGAAGTTAATCTAACATCCAAGCAGTTCTTTACGAAAAAGCTCACTTCATTCTCTGTATTCTGTTATGCAAATGTTAAGGATTCCTGCCTTCCCTGAAAAAACTTCTGTGCACTCCTGCATACTTCCTGTTGCTGTGTGGGATTGTTTTGAAGTTCAACTCTTTCATCGGCTTGCTCACCTTCAAAGCCAAATACATGGAGCAACAGTTTGGCCAGTCTGCATCAAGAGCAAACTTCCTTATTGGTAAGAACCCTTCCAAGTAAATGATTGTTTCATTTAATGCCTGGTCTTCATTCAGTGTCTTCAGTTGTGCTTATGAACAAACCCTACAATATTGAATTCTTCATATATAGGATTTGTCtaaaagtaatattaataaatgcaaaagtaatatttataaatgtataaaaataggcattttgatattttgtctggtattttgtcaacatttttattttattttatttttgccatttatgcaacaattattttataaactTACAAACTTTATTTCAATGTTATTCCAGTTTATCCCTTGTGAAAAAGGGCTTATCGACTTATTGaccatatttttgtttttgatgcgATAGGCCATTCATAAAATTCAACCATAGTATTTTGGTGTGAATTCATCTGTCACACCAAACCCAAGAACAACCCAACTATGCAACGTGTCAGGTTTGACATTAATTGAAACTAAAGACATGTCATGTCCCGTAGGTGTCCTGATCCTGCCTGTGGTCGCTGTAGGAATATTCTTGGGTGGTTTATTAATGAAAAGATACAAGTTGAGCGTCGTGGCAGGAGCTCAGCTCTCCTTCATCACCTCCTTCACGGCcttccttctcctcctcctccattTCGGCACAAAGTGTGAGAATGTGCCTGTGGCAGGGCTCACTGTGTCCTACAATGGGTAAAGTATTTGCATACTTCTGCAAGTCAGCAGTTGTCGAAATGTAGGATATATTGTAAAGAGAAATCTTGTTCATTTcctacaaaatattgtttaGCCAGAATATTGTGTTTCCATCTGGAAACAATCACCAATCTCCGAATTCCTCCTCAGGACCcctgaaatatcacatgatGAGCGCTCATTCGTGTCTCAGTGTAACCAGGACTGTTCCTGCTCTACATCTGAATGGGATCCCGTCTGCTCTGACAATGGCATTACATACATATCGCCCTGTTTGGCAGGATGCACCACCTCCACTGGACAAGGCAAAAACACGGTATAATTGGATCTATCTAAAACTGCACTTTTCCAAACCTTAGGCACACATGGTACTGTGTATTGTAAGTATGGTcacacttcattttaaggtccaattctcaccattaacaaaccattaactacgacttttgcctcaataaactaatGTGctacttattaataattagtaaggtagttgttaaatttaggtattgggtaggattagggatgtagaatatggtcttgcagaatatgtgctttataaacagccaatatgttaatagtaggcaactagttaatagtgagaattggtccctatactaaagtgttaccataagtATCTGTTGCATGCTATAATTTGCAATAATAATCTCATTTGCATTTGATTGTGGCAGGTTTTTCACAACTGCAGCTGTGTGTTAACCCCCTCACCAGTAGAGGGCAGCAGATCTGTGTCTCTGGGACAGTGTCCTCGTGGGCCAGGATGTACTCGGAGTTTTACCTCTTACATGGCGGTATCTGTCCTCAGCTCCTTCATCAACTCTCTGGGCACTACTCCTGGATACATGATCATTATACGGTCAGTTGCCACCAGGATAGAATAGTTACTAGTCTTTTGATAAGCAAGAATTGTGGCAGTGAGTTTTGCCCAGGCAATAACTCTCacattttcttatttatattattaaatttgatAATACTGTATTTGATGGTTCCCCAATAGATATTTTACTGAccataagtaactttgcaagtacatgtaCAATTATTCTACTAACTCTAATCACTAATGAGAGTtggcatgtagttgcaaagttatttAGTCAACAGAATTTCTAaaggggaccatcaaaataaagtgtaatcttaaatttttataaaattaactATTTAATTTCACAGTTATTACGTTTAACTTTTAACACATTGAAACTACTTCAAGATGCATTTTCAGATGTAAAGGATGAAAGATGAAaagtatttatgtatacattaaGTATAATGTATATTGCATATGTTTTTAGATGCATTAAACCTGAGCTTAAGTCACTGGCGTTGGGTATTCAAACTCTTGTGATGCGAACCCTAGGTACAAGCAATACAGTAAACAATAATTCATAAGCTAGGCAATATTTTAGTGTATATTATGCATTGTATAATCTGCATTAATGTCTAATTTTTTCTTCTGGAGGTGGTATTCCTGCTCCTGTATATTTTGGAGCTCTCATTGACACAACATGTTTAAAATGGGGAATAAAGAGCTGCGGAGGCAGAGGAGCCTGTCGTATGTACGACTCAAATATGTACAGGTGTGTAAGTGGGCTTGTAATCATACACAATTGTCTTTATTAGAATACAAAAATGGAGGGAAAAGCCCTTTAAGTACCCATGTAAATATATTGTCAGAGTCCTAAGctcacatttgaaaaaaaataaaaataggattGTATGTGCAGCATGAAAGTCTTGATGTCCTGTTTTCAGAGTGATCTTCTTGAGCCTGACTACGTGTTTAAGTGGATGTTCCTACTTCTTCATCATTGCTGTCATTGTGCTTCTGTGGAAGCAGTTTAGAAAAGAAGAAGTCAACGCATTGCTGCAAACAGCCAGCAAGCAAAATGAAACTGAACTTCAGTCTCCAGAGATGTGCCATCCTGACGGATCCAAAACTGATACCGGTCCCAGAGAAAAAACAGAAAGCACCAATACTGAATGCTAGCGATGAGCTATCATCTTTTGTAGCTCTTTCAAGGAATTTAGAAGACAGTGCTGATACTGTAAATTAATGGGTGAAGAACTACTAATAAAACCAATGACCAGGACTGCGTTTCCAAAAACAATCGTAAGCCTAAgttgatcgtagctccattggtttcaatgggtctATGATGTACTTAAacttatgatgcttttgggaaacacagcccAGAACAGCAGACCATAAGGAAACCATCTCAAGCCATAACACTCTTTATGTTCTACTGTACTGTGTGTTTCATGATCCAGAGTTTGTATCtcttaataaatgtatttgaaaaaagaaatatgtgGCTTTGTAATTCATATTATtaattctttgtttttgttttcttggaAAGGTACAGTTATAAGTTGAATGCGGTAACAAAATTACTGAAAGATCAATGCTTTGAACACTGACAGACTAATAGGCAAATGCACctattaaaattacatatacataagatataaaagataaaaatttGATTTGTATGTTTTAGAAAAATTAACCCTTTGAATGTTGCAGAAAGTTGcagaaattaacaaaaataaagtatcagcaggtgttgacatttcccaacagcacagcagtaatgactttatgaactattttacttccaagatcgatactactagagacaaaattgtaaccacgcagccgtcagctacagtattgcatcagatagtgcactatagatcccctgaggaacaattccactcattctctactataggagaggaagaattgtataaacttgttaaatcatctaaaccaacaacatgtatgttagagcctattccatctaaactactaaaagtggtgcttccagaagtcatagattctcttttggctattattaatttgtcattgtcattaggatatcttagcctggtaataccaaactctgctacttcgctttgcttcgtagacagagtctggaagggcataattgacaagcatttactttctcgtgggaggtgcttgtctgaagtttaaaatcattggtgtacccataagccaatcacataacgtttggttatgacatacaggtgcatctcaataaattagaatgtcgtggaaaagttcatttatttcagtaattcaactcaaattgtgaaacttgtgtattaaataaattcaatgcacacagactgaagtagtttaagtctttggttcttttaactgtgatgatttaggctcacatttaacaaaaacccaccaattcactatctcaacaaattagaatacttcataagaccaataaaaaaaaaaaacatttttagtgaattgttggccttctggaaagtatgttcatttactgtatgtgtactcaatacttggtaggggctccttttgctttaattactgcttcaattcggtgtggcatggaggtgatcagtttgtggcactgctgaggcagtatggaagcccaggtttctttgacagtggccttcagctcatctgcattgttgggactggtgtctctcatcttcctcttgacaataccccatagattctctatagggttcaggtcaggcgagtttgctggccaatcaagcacagtaacaccatggtcattgaaccagcttttggtacctttggcagtgtgggcagttgccaaatcctgctggaaaatgaaatcagcatctccataaagcttgtcagcagaaggaagcatgaagtgctctaaaatctcctggtaaatggctgcgttgactgtggacttcagaaaacacagtggaccatcatcagcagatgacatggcagcccaaatcatcacagactgtggaaacctcacactggacttcaagcaacatggattctgtgcctctccactcttcctccagactctgggaccttgatttccaaatgaaatgcaaaatttactttcatctgaaaagaggactctggaccactgagcaacagtccagttctttttctccacagcccagataagacgcttctgacattgtctctggttcagaagtggcttggtagtcCTTTTCCTGAAggtgtctgagcgtggtgactcttgatgcactgactccagcttcaatccactccttgtgaagctctcacaagtgtttgaatcagctttgcttgacagtattctcaagcttgcggtcatccctgttgcttgtgcaccttttcctacccaaattcttccttccagtcaactttgcatttaatatgctttgatacagcactctgtaaacagccacacctttcagtaatgaccctctgtgacttaccctttgtggagggcgtcaatgttcgtcttctggatcattgccaagtcagcagtcttctccattattgtggtttcaaagaacaagagatacccggaatttatactgtagggatggtcattaattgaaactcaaatgtaaatattctaatatttgagatattgatttttgactttcatgagctgtaagctctaatcatcaaaattaaaacaatcactttttgaaataacttacaagaaaaaattaactttttcacgacattctaatttattgagatgcacctgtatgttatgcgccggctcagccgcctcgaacttctgctgtaaacacaggtatgttgcgaaaacaaaaccatcgagcgaaataccagagagaagatggctgtgaacgacttttgcagattatgtgaagtaatcacataacacacacacaatcacaattaACGCCTTCCtggactttggcctccccagtttctcgctgatgATCTGTAACAGTTGCTAAATtcaacttttcccaaaacctgtcgggagtagggccacaacatcacctccattcaaaatgtgaaccaaacactcttcttgtttgGGCTTCAGTTAGaaaatgccgggaatattctccacaacagagcaatgtctcccgtgtctccatgtccgctgttgttttagatttccctaacctaaacctaaactacaatcttaaaatcggcgcttagcgtctacgtcacagctctcagcccgccctctgttcgttggttCGTCGTCTGGACGGCTggtgcggagccggagataatctgggagctggtttgctatatcagactgagtacagaagcgaactgaaattgagcggaagtacgaagtctgacatAGTCAGGCTAAGGATAtttccccaaaaccttcaaattggctgttattaagcctctcataaaaaaaaacacaatttaattacagaccgatatcgaatctcccttttctgtcaaagatactagaaaaggtagtatcttcgcaattatattccttcttagagaaaaatagTAACTGTGAGGacttccagtcaggatttagaccatttcatagtactgagactgctctcattagagttacaaataacctgctcttatcatctgatcgtggttgtatctctctattagtgctactggatcttagcactGCGTTCCACcacaacattatttttttcaatagactagaaaactttgttgacATTAGTGGAAGTGtgttagcatggttcaaatcgtacttatctgaccaccatcaatttgtagcagtgaatgaagaggtatcatatcaatcacaagtgcagtatgcaGTACTTCAAGgttcagtactagggccgttacttttcacgctttacatgttacccttaggaAATATCATTAGGAAACATGGTGTTTTAGCTTTTCCTGTCATgttgatgatactcagctctatatttcttcgtggCCCAACAagacacaccaaattgagaaactaacggaattcatagtcgatataaaaaactggatgacgagtaatttcttactgctaaattctgaaaaaaaaaactgttaattatGGGACCTAAAACCTTGTAATAACTTAGAAGACTGTCTAGTaattgatggctgctctgtaaattcttcgtcatcagttaggaacctaggtgtgctatttgatagcaatctttcctttgacagccacgtttctagcatttgtaaaactgaatttttttaatcttaaaaatatatctacattgagacctatgctctcaatgtcaaatgcagaaatgttaattcatgcatttatgacctcaaggttagattattgtaatgctttattgggtggttgttctgcacgcttaataaacaaactccagatggtccaaaatgcagcagctggagttcttactagaaccaggaagtatgaccacattagcccggttctgtcaacactgcactggctccctattaaacatcgtatagattttaaaatcttgttaattacttataaagccctgaatggtttatctcctcagtacttgagtgagctcttatcgcattatagtactccacgtccactgcattctcaaaactctggccatttgataatacctagaatatcaaaataaactgcgagcggcagatccttttcctatttagcgcccaaactctggaacaatctacctaacactgttcgggaggcagacacactctgtcagtttaaatctagatgaaagacccatctctttaacctggcgtacacataacacactaatatgcttctaatattcaaatccgttgaAGGATtgttaggtcaaccagaaccgggaataCTTCCGTAAGACCTGATTTACTtcttacatcgtaagaagaatggcatctacactaatattagtctgtttctttcttattccgagatcaacATAGCCACCcaatccagtccgtatccagatcagatggtcactgcagtcacccggatccagtccgtatccagatcaaatggtggatcagcacctagagatgacctctacagccctgaatgtcagcggagatcaggacacctagatgagccccagagacatatccccagtgaagaccttgtcatctagacggccatcgggacaagacctcagaaaccagatgagtcctttacacaatctgactttgctgaaGTTgaaattgaactgctggttcgtctggccagaggagaactggaccccgactgagcctggtttctcccaaggtttttttctccattctgtcactgatggagttttggttccttgccgctgtcgcctctggcttgcttagttggggacacttaatttccagcgatatcttcgacttgattgcacagatactatttgaactgaactgagctggacgatcacatcattgaattcaataatgaaatgcctttaacttaaaaaattttgtgtttaatcttgtcattttacattattgacacactattttcctattttgatattgtaaagttgctttgacacaatctgtattgttaaaagcactatataaataaaggtcacttgacttgactattatgataaatatattaGCATCTAACTGACAATAACATTGTTTATTCAAAGGGAGTTCTTTAGTTGtgttattatagtattattcatataatattttagaattattcatatgtagtttttgttttgaattacatttttttttttttagattttctatTTTCACTTTTACATTTAAGTCAAAGttgaaataattatattgtgtttttggcaCTGTTTTCAAAACTTTTGAAACAGGGATATTCTTTACAGTTTACTTCCCATTTAAGACttttattacataaaatgaAACACCTTTATGAAGTAAATGTATCTAAAACAGgggaaataatttatttaaaaaatggccACAGTTTAACTACAGTGAGGTCACAAATTAATAAAGCGTGCTTACATAATATGTTGTGTAAAAAGGGTTGTCAGTAGAGATAAAAAATGGTCAGGTCTGCCAGTTTTAGCAAACTGTCCATTATGTCACGGTTCAGGGTGCCTTCTCGGCTCCTCTTGCTGTCTGTGTTGTCCTGTCATGTTCGGCAGCTCGTGGTCTGGGCAATCAGTGCTGATCGTGCAGCAGGAGTGCACTGATCACGAGCACGGAAATCCAGCAGCATGTGTGGTCCGCAGACTCTGCCGGCCAGCTCTGGAATCTCCGCTTCCCTAAGCGGCTGTTAAATATTGtttatgttattgttttgtGGCGAGAATAAAGGTTTCTCCTTTCTCTAACTCTGCATCTGAGTCCTCTATCACCCGTACCCTGGCACATTATTGCTAAAGGTTTGCTGCTGGTTCACCATTGAAGTGTTGCAAACCTGTAGCGGTTATTTGTAAGAAAGTGATTTCTTTGCTAACATTTACCTCATATTAACTGCAAGTTTACCCTAAGTTTTTAAGACTAAAAATGCACATGTGAATGCACACACATCACTACTaaaaacagagaaactgccagcATTGCACCATTTGCaccataaataaatagatacgTGCTGGTTGGTGTCACTCTGTTGGTTGTTGTTTGTTAAAAGCTGTTAATGACTCATCTTATTTTAATTGTCTCTCTTTTAAAATTTCTAGAGAGTTAAACATTTTGCCATATAGGAAATGTGTACATTacaaactgtactgtactggTTGTTCTACAATAGGGTTAAAGTTTTACTCAGTGCTAGttaataactaaatataaatgcaaatataaagACACATTTAGAGATCGCTCATTTGAGAATATTTCGGCATATTAGTGCCTCCTCTCTTTGTGAAGACACCTCTGGACATGTGAGTGTTTTACTATTGTTAAgtaatgatattttaatgtttgtttgcatttgaTTACAATGTATTTTGCTTTGGATCACCTCTGAAGTGAATAGAATACATTGGTGTATTGGTAGAGAGAGAGATCAAAAATTAGATTCAGGACCCACAAACTACATTAGACACCAAGGCAGTTCAACACAGTAACAAAATAGTTCATGATTTCATGAATTTGCACCTCTTTCCTGGGCCATAGTTCACCATGACAGTGGATGGAAACCCAGACAGGTTAATTGAGCCCAGACCAATGGAGAATTCAGGCTGCAATCAGAAAACACCTCAAACTAAATGCTGTTCTCCAACTCTGAAGGTAAGAGACAATATGCCACAATCTAAGTTTAACTGAACCAGTATTAGCTGATAATTTGTCTTAATGGTGAAAAATAATGGCTATAGCCAAATATTTCTGACAAATACTATGATAAATTCTGatgtaacaacaacaacaagactATCTCTCTTCTGCCCTTGTGTCTACAAAGATCTTTATTGGTTTACTTGCCTTCTGTTATTTCACAAAATCCCTAACGGGGGCTTACACCAAAAGTACCATCACTCAGATTGAGAGGCGGTTTGAGATCCCAAGCTCTATTGTTGGCATCATCGATGGCAGCTTTGAAATGGGTGAGTAGTGATGTGTTGAGCTCCAGTTAGAAATGAGGGACGGGGTTCAGCCATTAGAGCACTTATACCAGTGAGTCACACCATTGATGCTGAAATGTGATGGCAAGGCTGTTCATACTTTGAAAATGGGATAGTTGATTGACGGTATGCTATGAAACAACATATAACTTGTTAAATTACGTAAATTTTGCTTGCAGGTAATTTGTTGGTCATTACTGCTGTTAGCTACTTTGGCGCCAAGTTTCACAGGCCCAAGATAATTGGAGCAGGGGTCCTGTTGATGGGTGTAGGGACACTATTAATGGCTTTACCTCACTTTATCATGAGCCGGTGAGTAATATTTATCAGTCAATGACAAACTGAGTGGCCACAATGAAGAATAGGAAAGATCCCTTACACATCTAATTTAAAACACATATGCAAATCCTTAGAAATGTTCTCTTTGTATTCATGTTTTTCAAAACCATTACATGATTTTGAAAAAcgtttaataaatttgcaagaAAAGTTCATgcttaatgattaaaaaaaaaaaaaaaaaattgtaatgtcACCTGTAGATGCTGTAGACCCTCATGACAATTCTATCACCCTGGCATTTTGACTGTATGCCATCCAAATTGACTTTAATTCAAACACTAAAAACATGTAAATCATAAAAAAGATGTATTTAAGCCATTGTATTCATTCAAAGTTGCTAGCTTTAGGCAATGAGTATAgataatatgtattttttttttttttctgtatgtttttcTGACAGATACAAGTACGATACAGCTGCCGCCCACACTAATGATGCTGATAATTTCACAGTGAGCTCCACATGTTCATCTGACAACCAGAATACTGTTCAACAGCTTGTTTCCGGTAATATGTGGTGAACATGTGAGAAAGCATGTGggatattttaattgtaaaatgcagtaaaatactTAACAGAGCACATGGGTTGTATAGGGTGTCTAAAAGGGGAAGCGGAAAGCTCACCC
The sequence above is drawn from the Onychostoma macrolepis isolate SWU-2019 chromosome 04, ASM1243209v1, whole genome shotgun sequence genome and encodes:
- the slco1e1 gene encoding solute carrier organic anion transporter family member 1C1 isoform X1; this translates as MSEPTAEDNGKPTSQQNLCIPGKEAPKDPCWSSLKIFIVALSFAYFSKTLCGTYMKSAITQIERRFDLSSSVVGLIDGSFEMGNLLFLAVVSHVGARLHRPRLIGMGCFLMAIGSAVTGLPHFFMGRYKYDTVIQGSLNKTVSISPCQYPMVSSNYSNAHIQPSNNIGTDCVKDPGSSMWIYVFLGNALRGIGETPVTPLGIAYIDDYAKAENSAFYISCLQTIMLLGPMFGFLLGSMCAKLYVDIGFVSVDSVTITPQDARWVGAWWLGFFVSSAILLLAGVPFWFLPRSLPKQGEEGKENSNVDEDNKEQSVLPNTHSVKLADIAKGFLPSLKKLLCTPAYFLLLCGIVLKFNSFIGLLTFKAKYMEQQFGQSASRANFLIGVLILPVVAVGIFLGGLLMKRYKLSVVAGAQLSFITSFTAFLLLLLHFGTKCENVPVAGLTVSYNGTPEISHDERSFVSQCNQDCSCSTSEWDPVCSDNGITYISPCLAGCTTSTGQGKNTVFHNCSCVLTPSPVEGSRSVSLGQCPRGPGCTRSFTSYMAVSVLSSFINSLGTTPGYMIIIRCIKPELKSLALGIQTLVMRTLGGIPAPVYFGALIDTTCLKWGIKSCGGRGACRMYDSNMYRVIFLSLTTCLSGCSYFFIIAVIVLLWKQFRKEEVNALLQTASKQNETELQSPEMCHPDGSKTDTGPREKTESTNTEC
- the slco1e1 gene encoding solute carrier organic anion transporter family member 1C1 isoform X2, with the protein product MGCFLMAIGSAVTGLPHFFMGRYKYDTVIQGSLNKTVSISPCQYPMVSSNYSNAHIQPSNNIGTDCVKDPGSSMWIYVFLGNALRGIGETPVTPLGIAYIDDYAKAENSAFYISCLQTIMLLGPMFGFLLGSMCAKLYVDIGFVSVDSVTITPQDARWVGAWWLGFFVSSAILLLAGVPFWFLPRSLPKQGEEGKENSNVDEDNKEQSVLPNTHSVKLADIAKGFLPSLKKLLCTPAYFLLLCGIVLKFNSFIGLLTFKAKYMEQQFGQSASRANFLIGVLILPVVAVGIFLGGLLMKRYKLSVVAGAQLSFITSFTAFLLLLLHFGTKCENVPVAGLTVSYNGTPEISHDERSFVSQCNQDCSCSTSEWDPVCSDNGITYISPCLAGCTTSTGQGKNTVFHNCSCVLTPSPVEGSRSVSLGQCPRGPGCTRSFTSYMAVSVLSSFINSLGTTPGYMIIIRCIKPELKSLALGIQTLVMRTLGGIPAPVYFGALIDTTCLKWGIKSCGGRGACRMYDSNMYRVIFLSLTTCLSGCSYFFIIAVIVLLWKQFRKEEVNALLQTASKQNETELQSPEMCHPDGSKTDTGPREKTESTNTEC